From Chryseobacterium sp. IHB B 17019, one genomic window encodes:
- a CDS encoding NAD-dependent epimerase/dehydratase family protein, producing the protein MVFVTGATGILGRVIVLELLKRGKNVRAAKRPSSNLDEVRHSYTFYTENPDDFFNKIEWIDMDFDDINSLQDALKGVEEVYHTAAKVGFNPKDNKEMYHTNVKGTENLLFACDGSDVKKFLFVSSIAVLDLFNENGELDETSDFNPKEEHSAYAISKHLAEMEVWRASAEGLNTVIVNPGMIIGSGSWGNSSGDIFPTLEKHSFTFSGGTSYADVRDVAKISVELMEKNIFGGRFIIISENKRYADLAKKVRKELGLKEAKVLSYFQLKLGVVANMLFGWLIPGLRMVTRSNVEAISRMKVVSNKKIKERLEYEFIPLEETIDFHLKNYINDKKLKK; encoded by the coding sequence ATGGTTTTTGTAACAGGTGCTACCGGAATTTTAGGCAGGGTAATCGTTTTGGAGCTTCTTAAAAGAGGCAAAAACGTTCGTGCTGCAAAGAGACCGTCAAGCAATTTAGATGAGGTAAGGCATTCATATACATTTTATACGGAAAATCCGGACGATTTTTTCAATAAAATTGAATGGATTGATATGGATTTTGATGATATCAACTCGCTTCAAGATGCTTTGAAAGGTGTAGAAGAAGTCTATCACACGGCTGCAAAAGTAGGTTTTAATCCGAAAGATAATAAGGAAATGTATCACACCAATGTAAAAGGGACAGAAAATCTTCTGTTTGCTTGTGATGGTTCTGATGTGAAAAAATTTCTTTTCGTAAGTTCAATTGCGGTTCTTGATCTTTTTAATGAAAATGGAGAATTAGATGAAACTTCGGATTTTAATCCCAAAGAAGAACATTCTGCTTATGCAATTTCCAAGCATCTTGCCGAAATGGAAGTTTGGAGAGCTTCAGCAGAAGGGTTGAACACAGTCATTGTAAATCCGGGAATGATCATCGGAAGTGGAAGCTGGGGAAACAGCAGCGGAGATATTTTCCCTACTTTAGAAAAGCACAGTTTTACCTTTTCCGGTGGAACGAGCTATGCCGACGTAAGAGATGTTGCTAAAATTTCTGTGGAACTCATGGAAAAAAATATCTTCGGGGGAAGATTTATCATTATTTCTGAAAATAAAAGATACGCTGATCTGGCAAAAAAAGTGAGAAAAGAATTAGGTTTGAAGGAAGCCAAAGTTCTCTCGTACTTTCAGTTGAAATTAGGAGTTGTTGCCAATATGCTTTTCGGGTGGCTGATTCCGGGATTGAGGATGGTCACAAGATCAAATGTTGAAGCGATCTCAAGAATGAAAGTTGTTTCCAATAAAAAAATTAAAGAAAGATTAGAATATGAGTTTATTCCTTTGGAAGAGACTATTGATTTCCATCTTAAAAATTATATTAACGATAAAAAGTTGAAGAAATGA
- a CDS encoding MvdD family ATP-grasp ribosomal peptide maturase encodes MNKILIITHTGDNFSIEKVTEYIDKNGCEVIRFDVDLYPLKNKLSTSFQDGKWVTILETPEKKHRLDDIAAVWYRRAYNIGQGLKSEIDEKFYGAAMGEIRNTLFGFLESVDVYSLGKPSVYRRLDSKEEQLKIADKIGLKIPETCITNNPEEARQFILKHQNVVAKMQTGFAIYEDGVESVVFTNVINEDKLEELDTLLYCPMQFQKKIEKKKELRVTVVGRDVYAFEIDSQQSEAAKVDWRKDGVNLIDKWIPTELPAEIETKILELLDVYHVDYGAIDIIVSPEDEYYFIEINAAGEFFWLDNLTEGNLISKSIADVLCDKAPRRNNMVLA; translated from the coding sequence ATGAATAAAATTTTAATAATTACACATACCGGAGATAATTTTTCAATTGAAAAAGTAACCGAATATATTGATAAAAACGGTTGCGAAGTTATTCGTTTTGATGTTGATTTGTATCCTCTGAAAAACAAACTGTCAACCTCTTTTCAAGACGGAAAATGGGTCACAATTCTTGAAACTCCTGAGAAAAAACATCGTTTAGATGATATCGCAGCAGTTTGGTACAGAAGAGCTTACAATATTGGACAGGGTTTAAAAAGCGAAATAGATGAGAAATTTTACGGAGCAGCAATGGGCGAAATCCGTAATACGCTTTTTGGTTTTTTAGAGTCTGTTGATGTGTATTCATTAGGAAAACCGAGTGTTTACAGGAGGTTAGACAGCAAGGAAGAACAATTGAAAATTGCGGATAAAATCGGGCTTAAGATTCCGGAAACCTGCATCACCAATAATCCTGAGGAAGCAAGACAATTCATCTTAAAGCATCAGAATGTAGTCGCTAAAATGCAGACCGGTTTTGCAATTTATGAAGATGGCGTTGAAAGTGTGGTTTTCACAAATGTTATCAATGAAGACAAACTGGAAGAATTAGATACTCTTTTGTATTGCCCAATGCAGTTTCAAAAGAAAATTGAAAAGAAAAAAGAACTTCGTGTAACAGTGGTTGGCCGTGATGTGTACGCCTTCGAGATTGATTCTCAACAATCCGAAGCTGCAAAAGTTGATTGGAGAAAAGACGGCGTAAACCTTATCGATAAATGGATTCCGACTGAACTTCCGGCAGAAATTGAAACAAAGATTTTAGAGCTTTTGGATGTTTATCACGTTGATTATGGGGCGATTGATATTATAGTTTCTCCAGAAGACGAATATTATTTCATCGAAATCAATGCGGCGGGAGAATTTTTCTGGCTGGATAATCTTACGGAAGGGAACCTTATTTCAAAGAGTATTGCCGATGTTTTGTGCGACAAAGCTCCGAGAAGAAATAATATGGTGTTAGCTTAA
- a CDS encoding MvdC/MvdD family ATP grasp protein: protein MILCITHSQDFYNIDIFFEYLKTKNIPYFRLNSDRLNHLQKISINENFFELTDEFGNSINSDEIKGVWHRKAWGISVPEELDEDYERIFLNEYTSLRYNLFTLLEGVPWINPLENEKKIDGNKMLQLKIAKKNNLIVPNTIFSNDADKITAFFHECCNGKMIAKLHGVISKSMGGENFLSTNSIDENSLEGISDIEYCPMIFQPYIEKEYELRIVYVDGEFFTGKINNSENTDWRIAQGNYFWSAYDLPENIKENLHSMMKEMGLYIGAIDIIKGRDGNYYFLEVNPQGEWGMLQKELNFPIAERIADNLIKRMKTNE from the coding sequence ATGATTCTTTGTATTACGCATTCTCAAGACTTTTACAATATTGATATCTTTTTTGAATATCTAAAAACGAAAAATATTCCGTATTTCAGGCTGAATTCTGATCGTTTAAATCATCTCCAAAAAATCAGTATTAACGAAAATTTTTTTGAATTAACAGATGAATTTGGAAATTCAATTAATTCTGACGAAATCAAAGGCGTCTGGCATAGAAAAGCCTGGGGAATAAGCGTTCCAGAAGAGCTGGATGAAGATTATGAAAGGATATTTCTAAATGAATATACCAGTCTCAGATATAATCTTTTTACCCTTTTAGAAGGTGTTCCATGGATCAACCCCCTGGAAAATGAAAAGAAAATTGACGGAAATAAAATGCTTCAACTGAAAATTGCAAAAAAGAATAATTTAATTGTTCCAAATACAATTTTTTCAAATGATGCAGATAAAATTACCGCATTTTTTCATGAGTGCTGCAATGGCAAAATGATTGCAAAACTTCATGGGGTGATCTCAAAGTCAATGGGAGGGGAAAATTTTCTTTCAACAAATAGTATTGATGAAAATTCTTTGGAAGGTATTTCGGATATAGAATATTGCCCGATGATTTTCCAGCCTTATATTGAGAAAGAATATGAGCTAAGGATTGTCTATGTAGACGGTGAATTTTTTACAGGAAAAATTAATAATAGCGAAAATACAGACTGGCGAATTGCTCAGGGAAATTACTTTTGGTCAGCCTACGATTTACCTGAAAATATTAAAGAAAACCTACATTCCATGATGAAAGAAATGGGACTTTACATTGGAGCTATTGATATAATCAAAGGAAGAGATGGAAACTATTATTTTCTTGAAGTAAATCCACAAGGTGAATGGGGAATGCTGCAGAAAGAATTAAATTTCCCAATTGCAGAAAGAATTGCCGATAATCTTATAAAAAGAATGAAAACCAATGAATAA
- a CDS encoding microviridin/marinostatin family tricyclic proteinase inhibitor: MKNKNSKKKPFFAAFLEKQVNEPQKVKGGAGIITKPEVDTVTKPTFDMAQTQKYPSDGDDDVQSV; the protein is encoded by the coding sequence ATGAAAAACAAAAATTCAAAAAAGAAGCCGTTTTTTGCAGCATTTTTAGAAAAGCAAGTTAACGAACCTCAAAAAGTAAAAGGAGGTGCAGGAATTATCACAAAACCAGAAGTGGATACTGTAACTAAGCCAACTTTCGATATGGCTCAGACTCAAAAATATCCTTCTGACGGTGATGATGATGTTCAATCCGTTTAA